The Mycolicibacterium parafortuitum nucleotide sequence CGACCAGACCCACCCCGAAGTGGCGTCGATCCTCGTCACGCACCATCTGGAGGAACTGCCGACCACGACGACGCACGCGCTGCTGATCGCCGAGGGCCGCGCCGTCGCCAGCGGCCCGGCTCGCGAGACGATCACCACCGAGACGGTGTCGGAGGCCTTCGCCCATCCTGTGGTGGTGGGGTACGACGACGGGCGCTGGACGGCGCGGGCGAAAGCGTCGCGGATTATCTAGCCCTGCCGAATCTGAGGCAGATTCGACGTGAGCGCCGGGGGCTACGCCTCCGGGCCGAGCAGCAGGTCGGCGTCGAAACAGCTGTGGTCGCCGGTATGGCAGGCGCCGCCGACCTGATCGACCTCCAGCAGCACGGTGTCCCCGTCGCAGTCCAGTCGCACCGAGTGCACATGCTGGGTGTGGCCCGATGTCAGGCCCTTCACCCACTGCTCGTTGCGGGAGCGGGAAAAGTACGTCGCCTCACGGGTTTCCAGCGTGCGAGCCAGCGCGTCGTCGTCCATCCAGGCCACCATCAGCACGTCCCCGCTGCCGCGTTCCTGCACGACAGCGGTGAACAGGCCTTCGGCGTTGCGCTTGAGCCTGGCCGCGATCGCGGGGTCGAGACCGCTCATCGGACCGTGATCCCTTCGGCCTTCATCGCCGCCTTCACCTCACCGATCGTCAGATCGCGGAAGTGGAACACGCTGGCGGCCAGTACTGCGTCGGCGCCGGCGAACACCGCCGGCGCGAAGTGCTCCACCGCGCCCGCGCCGCCGCTGGCGATCACCGGCACGGTCACCGCACCGCGCACCGCGCGCAGCATCTTCAGGTCGAAGCCGGCCTTGGTGCCGTCGGCGTCCATCGAGTTCAGCAGGATCTCCCCGACCCCGAGTTCAGCGCCCTGCGTGGCCCATTCGACCGCGTCGATGCCCGTGCCGCGGCGGCCACCGTGGGTGGTGACCTCCCATCCCGACGGTGTGGGCTGCGAACCCTCGGGCACGGTGCGCGCGTCGACCGACAGCACGATGCACTGCGAACCGAACTGCCGAGACAGCTCGGCGAGCAGTTCGGGGCGTGCGATCGCGGCGGTGTTCACCGACACCTTGTCCGCGCCCGCACGCAGCAGCACGTCGACGTCGGCGATCGAGCGGACACCGCCGCCGACGGTCAGCGGGATGAAAACCTGCTCGGCGGTACGGCGCACCACGTCGAGCA carries:
- the hisI gene encoding phosphoribosyl-AMP cyclohydrolase codes for the protein MSGLDPAIAARLKRNAEGLFTAVVQERGSGDVLMVAWMDDDALARTLETREATYFSRSRNEQWVKGLTSGHTQHVHSVRLDCDGDTVLLEVDQVGGACHTGDHSCFDADLLLGPEA
- the hisF gene encoding imidazole glycerol phosphate synthase subunit HisF, with amino-acid sequence MKAASDVATRVIPCLDVDDGRVVKGVNFANLRDAGDPVELAAAYDAEGADELTFLDVTASSSGRSTMLDVVRRTAEQVFIPLTVGGGVRSIADVDVLLRAGADKVSVNTAAIARPELLAELSRQFGSQCIVLSVDARTVPEGSQPTPSGWEVTTHGGRRGTGIDAVEWATQGAELGVGEILLNSMDADGTKAGFDLKMLRAVRGAVTVPVIASGGAGAVEHFAPAVFAGADAVLAASVFHFRDLTIGEVKAAMKAEGITVR